GCAGGCGCTGCTACGCGTCGCCCAGAACCCTGTAGCGCCCGCCGTGGAACACCAGCGGTGCCTTGTTCTCCCGGCTGCAGCCTTCGACGCGGCCGATGAAGATGAGATGATCGCCGCCGGCGTGCTGCGCCTCGTTGCGGCATTCGAGGACGGCGCAGCAGCCGGGCAGCAGCGGCGCGCCGCCGAGGCCCTCGCGCCAGTCGAGGCCGGCGAACTTGTCGCTGTCGCGCCGGGCGAAGCGTTCCGACAGCGCCTGCTGGTCGGCGGCCAGAACGTTCACCGCGAAGTGGCTGGCGCGGCGGAAGGCCTCGAGGTTCGGCGAGGCGAGCGACAGGCTCCACAGCACCAGCGGCGGTTCGAGCGAAACGGTGTTGAAGGAGTTGACGGTGAGGCCGATGGCGCGGCCGTCGGGATCGAGCGTCGTCACGACGGTGACGCCGGTGGCGAAGGCGCCGAGCGTGTCGCGCAGGGCGCGATGGCCGTCCTCCGCGGTGCTCCACGGGCTGACCGATTGCGGTTCGTAAGGCTTGTTCATCAAGGGGGTTACGGGCGAAGTCTGCGATTACTTTAGAATTGAATGAGACTAACCGCCCGGCGCCGGTAAGGCAAGTTCGGCGGCGGGAACCCACTCTCCATGCATGGTTAATGACAATTCCGCGGGCTTCGCGCAATCCCTGATCCGCTGGCAGAAGTCCGCCGGCCGCCACGACCTGCCCTGGCAGCAGAGGGGCCGCGCCGATCCCTACCGCGTCTGGCTCTCCGAGATCATGCTGCAGCAGACGCAGGTGGCGACGGTGATCCCCTACTACCGGCGCTTCCTCGACCGCTTTCCCGACCTCGCCCGACTCGCCGCGGCGCCGGCGGAAGAGGTGATGGCGCTGTGGAGCGGGCTCGGCTACTACGCGCGGGCGCGCAACCTGCTGCGGGCGGCGCAAGCGATCGTCGCGCAACATAACGGCTGTTTCCCGCGCCGCATCGAGGACATCGAGGCCCTGCCCGGCATCGGCCGCTCTACTGCCGCCGCCATCGCGGTGTTCGCCTTCGGCGCACGCGCCGCCATCCTCGACGGCAACGTCAAGCGCGTGCTGGCAAGGGTATTCGGCATCGGCGGCTTTCCCGGCGAGAAAGCGGTGGAGGCGCGCCTGTGGGCGCTGGCCGAATCGCTGCTGCCGGCGCGCGACCTTGTCGCCTATACGCAGGGGCTGATGGACCTCGGCGCGACGCTGTGCACACGCGGCAAGCCGCGCTGCGGCGACTGCCCGCTCGCCGCGCAGTGCGTGGCGCGGCGCGAGGACCGCGTCGGCGAACTGCCGGAGCCGCGCGCCCGGCGCGCCGTGCCGCAGCGCGCGGTGCGCGTGCTGGTGCTGCTCAGCCGCGGCTGCGTGCGGCTGGAGCGGCGCCCGCCGCGCGGCATCTGGGGCGGGCTGCTGTCGCTGCCCGAACTGCCCGATGGAAAATTGCCGCGACGCTACGCCGATGCAGTGCCGCTGCCCGTCGTGCGCCACGCCTTCACGCACTTCCGCCTCGACATCGCGCCGCTCGCCATGAAAGTCAGTCGCCGGGACACGGCGCCGGAGGGCGTCTGGCTGAGCCTGAAGCAGCTGGACGAAGCGCCGCTGCCGGCGCCGATCCGGAAGATCCTGCAAGGGATTACTTGACCAGGTTTCGCTGGGCGAGAAACTTGAAGACGATCTCCAGGCGGGAGATTGGGTCCTCCAGCTCGAGCAGCTTCTGCCGCGCGATGGCCGGGATCGGCAGCAGTTCGCAGAAGCGGTAGCCGACCCAGGCCGCATCGTCGAAGCGGTGCGGCGGCGGCAGGCGATCCGCGCCGACATCCGCCGCCATCGCCTGCAGCAGCGGCACCAGGGCCGCCAGCGCCTCCGGCACCGGCAAGGCCGGCTCGGCGGCGATCGGCTCGACGCGCGCCTGCAGCAGGCCGGTCGCGTCGGCCGCGCTGGAGAGGATGCGGAAACGCCCCTCGCCGCGCACCGCGATGTTGAGGATGCCCGGCTGGGTCATGTCCCAGGCGACGATGCGCGCCTCGGTGCCGACCGGGTGCGGCACGGCCGGTGCGCCGACCTCGGCGCCCTCGGCGATGAGGCAGATGCCGAAGGCGCCGTCCTGCTTGAAGCAGTTCTTCACCAGCGTCATGTAGCGCTGCTCGAAGACCTTCAGCGACAGCATGCCGCCGGGGAACAGCACGGCATTCAGCGGAAACAGCGGCAGCAGGGCGGCTTCGGGCGCGGCCTCGCGCCGCGGGGAAAAGGGAAGGATGGCCAAGTCGTTCTCTCGG
The window above is part of the Denitratisoma sp. genome. Proteins encoded here:
- a CDS encoding flavin reductase family protein, whose protein sequence is MNKPYEPQSVSPWSTAEDGHRALRDTLGAFATGVTVVTTLDPDGRAIGLTVNSFNTVSLEPPLVLWSLSLASPNLEAFRRASHFAVNVLAADQQALSERFARRDSDKFAGLDWREGLGGAPLLPGCCAVLECRNEAQHAGGDHLIFIGRVEGCSRENKAPLVFHGGRYRVLGDA
- the mutY gene encoding A/G-specific adenine glycosylase; its protein translation is MVNDNSAGFAQSLIRWQKSAGRHDLPWQQRGRADPYRVWLSEIMLQQTQVATVIPYYRRFLDRFPDLARLAAAPAEEVMALWSGLGYYARARNLLRAAQAIVAQHNGCFPRRIEDIEALPGIGRSTAAAIAVFAFGARAAILDGNVKRVLARVFGIGGFPGEKAVEARLWALAESLLPARDLVAYTQGLMDLGATLCTRGKPRCGDCPLAAQCVARREDRVGELPEPRARRAVPQRAVRVLVLLSRGCVRLERRPPRGIWGGLLSLPELPDGKLPRRYADAVPLPVVRHAFTHFRLDIAPLAMKVSRRDTAPEGVWLSLKQLDEAPLPAPIRKILQGIT
- a CDS encoding LON peptidase substrate-binding domain-containing protein, producing the protein MAILPFSPRREAAPEAALLPLFPLNAVLFPGGMLSLKVFEQRYMTLVKNCFKQDGAFGICLIAEGAEVGAPAVPHPVGTEARIVAWDMTQPGILNIAVRGEGRFRILSSAADATGLLQARVEPIAAEPALPVPEALAALVPLLQAMAADVGADRLPPPHRFDDAAWVGYRFCELLPIPAIARQKLLELEDPISRLEIVFKFLAQRNLVK